A region from the Wansuia hejianensis genome encodes:
- a CDS encoding L-serine ammonia-lyase, iron-sulfur-dependent, subunit alpha, whose protein sequence is MSIGKNIAKFRKRKKMTQEEFGKTIGVTNQAVSKWESEVSLPDVMLLPKIADKLEVSLDDLYGIHDSHEPVSSVHEEQSPKSGMESLRELYRIGVGPSSSHTMGPEKICRIFYSQHRTADRYKVVLYGSLALTGRGHGTDKAIQKVFGDKAEIVFDTQHQTIEFPNTMDLYAYYGENHQMKRAYSLGGGAISFDTVHPQKSTPYKLTSFYQISEYVKNHNMRIFDYVRECEGEEIFLYLQKVWQQMKAAIKEGTEREGYLQGGLGVERKARFLLKSRHIGETDVIRENRLISVYAFATSEQNADGETIVTAPTCGSCGVVPAVLFFMQQKHHFTDKQICNALATGGIIGNLIKTNASISGAECGCQAEIGSACAMAAAALAELYELDLEQIEYAAEIAIEHHLGLTCDPVKGLVQIPCIERNAVAAMRAINAVSLSNFLATTRNVSFDTIVNTMYETGKDIHHGYRETGINGLAKFYVQNDPNRIDDAIKI, encoded by the coding sequence ATGTCGATAGGAAAAAATATCGCTAAATTCAGGAAAAGAAAAAAGATGACCCAGGAAGAATTTGGCAAAACCATTGGCGTGACAAATCAGGCAGTATCTAAATGGGAATCTGAGGTTTCTCTGCCTGATGTCATGCTTTTGCCTAAAATTGCTGACAAATTAGAGGTTTCCCTTGATGATCTATATGGAATACACGATTCCCACGAACCTGTCTCGTCCGTTCATGAGGAACAGAGCCCTAAGAGTGGCATGGAATCATTGAGAGAATTATACCGGATCGGAGTGGGTCCTTCCAGCTCTCACACTATGGGACCTGAGAAAATCTGCCGTATCTTTTATTCTCAGCACCGTACTGCCGACAGATATAAAGTGGTCTTATACGGTTCTCTCGCCCTAACAGGGAGAGGCCATGGGACAGACAAGGCGATTCAGAAGGTATTCGGTGACAAGGCAGAGATCGTCTTTGACACTCAGCACCAGACGATAGAATTCCCAAACACGATGGATCTGTATGCTTATTATGGTGAAAATCATCAGATGAAGCGCGCATACAGCCTCGGAGGCGGCGCAATTTCTTTTGATACAGTGCATCCCCAGAAATCTACGCCGTATAAACTGACTTCCTTTTACCAGATATCCGAATATGTCAAAAATCACAATATGCGCATATTCGATTACGTCCGTGAATGTGAGGGAGAGGAAATTTTCCTCTATCTTCAAAAGGTCTGGCAGCAGATGAAGGCCGCCATTAAAGAGGGCACGGAGAGAGAAGGCTATCTGCAGGGAGGATTGGGGGTTGAGCGTAAAGCCCGGTTTCTCCTGAAATCCAGACATATAGGAGAGACAGATGTCATCCGGGAAAACCGGCTCATCTCTGTATACGCTTTTGCGACAAGCGAACAGAATGCGGACGGAGAAACCATCGTAACCGCTCCCACCTGCGGGTCTTGCGGCGTAGTGCCGGCCGTACTGTTTTTCATGCAGCAAAAACATCATTTTACGGACAAGCAGATCTGCAATGCACTGGCAACCGGAGGGATCATCGGCAATTTAATAAAAACAAATGCCAGCATCAGCGGAGCGGAATGTGGATGCCAGGCGGAAATCGGCTCTGCCTGCGCCATGGCGGCGGCGGCACTGGCTGAGCTGTATGAGCTGGACCTGGAACAGATTGAATATGCGGCCGAAATAGCCATAGAACACCATCTGGGACTGACCTGCGACCCTGTAAAGGGACTGGTACAGATCCCGTGCATCGAGCGAAATGCTGTAGCTGCGATGAGGGCGATCAATGCGGTTTCCCTGTCAAATTTTTTGGCTACTACCAGAAATGTATCCTTTGACACCATTGTCAACACGATGTATGAGACCGGCAAGGATATTCACCATGGCTACCGGGAGACAGGTATCAATGGTCTGGCAAAATTTTATGTGCAAAATGATCCGAACCGTATAGACGATGCAATCAAAATATGA
- a CDS encoding oleate hydratase, which yields MYYSSGNYEAFARPVKPEGVDHKSAYIVGSGLAALAAACFLVRDGQMKGEHVHILEKEPIPGGACDGYLYEKLGYVMRGGREMDNHFECMWDLFRSIPSIETDGVSVLDEYYWLNKKDPNYSLMRATVNRGQDAHTDKKFNLSDKASLEILRLFFTPDEELYDKQIDEYFSEEVLNSNFWLYWRTMFAFENWHSALEMKLYMKRYIHHIGGLPDFTALRFTKYNQYESMILPMVRYLQGFGVQFHYGVKVVNVEFDIQKGQKTARRVDIIREEKEEAIDLTENDLVFITNGGCVENSALGSQESPAPFVSDIKEGGGWDMWRKIAAQDSSFGHPDKFCSDPEKSNWMSATVTTLDQKIPPYVQKICRRDPFSGKVVTGGIVTAKDSNWLLSWTFNRQPQFRSQPKGQLVGWIYGLFSDKPGNYVKKAMRDCSGKEICMEWLYHMGVPEQEIPELAEKSANTVPCMMPYITAFFMPRAKGDRPLVVPEGAVNFAFLGQFAETQRDTIFTTEYSIRTGMEAVYTLLDIDRGVPEVWGSTYDIRDLLNSTVQLRDGKKLTDMDMGLKGKIVMKEALKKIKGTDLEKLLEEHHVI from the coding sequence ATGTATTATTCAAGTGGCAATTATGAAGCATTTGCACGTCCTGTAAAGCCGGAGGGCGTCGACCATAAGTCAGCGTATATTGTAGGATCGGGCCTCGCAGCTCTGGCCGCGGCCTGTTTTCTCGTCCGGGACGGCCAGATGAAGGGGGAACATGTCCATATTCTGGAGAAGGAGCCAATTCCCGGAGGCGCCTGCGACGGATATCTGTATGAAAAATTAGGCTATGTCATGAGGGGCGGCCGCGAAATGGATAACCATTTTGAATGCATGTGGGACTTATTCCGCTCCATCCCGTCGATTGAGACTGACGGGGTCAGCGTGCTGGATGAATATTACTGGCTGAACAAAAAAGATCCCAACTATTCCCTGATGAGAGCCACGGTCAACCGCGGGCAGGATGCCCATACAGACAAAAAATTTAATCTTTCTGACAAAGCCTCTCTGGAAATTCTGCGGTTGTTTTTCACGCCGGATGAAGAGCTTTACGACAAACAGATTGACGAATATTTCAGCGAAGAGGTGCTGAACTCCAATTTCTGGCTGTACTGGCGCACCATGTTCGCGTTTGAGAACTGGCATTCTGCGCTGGAAATGAAACTCTACATGAAACGGTATATCCATCATATCGGCGGGCTGCCGGATTTCACAGCCCTTAGGTTTACGAAATATAACCAGTATGAGTCCATGATACTTCCGATGGTCCGTTATCTTCAGGGATTTGGCGTACAATTTCATTATGGTGTTAAGGTTGTGAATGTGGAATTTGATATTCAGAAGGGGCAGAAGACGGCCCGCCGTGTCGATATCATCCGGGAAGAAAAAGAAGAAGCCATTGATCTGACGGAGAATGACCTGGTGTTCATCACCAACGGAGGCTGTGTGGAGAATTCCGCCCTGGGAAGCCAGGAAAGCCCCGCCCCCTTTGTCAGTGATATAAAAGAAGGCGGCGGCTGGGATATGTGGCGAAAAATAGCGGCGCAGGACTCCTCCTTCGGACATCCGGATAAGTTCTGCAGTGATCCGGAAAAAAGTAATTGGATGAGCGCAACAGTTACCACGCTGGATCAGAAAATTCCTCCCTATGTGCAGAAAATCTGCCGGCGGGATCCTTTCTCCGGAAAGGTGGTGACCGGGGGAATTGTCACTGCCAAAGATTCCAACTGGCTTCTGAGCTGGACTTTTAACAGGCAGCCACAGTTCCGCAGCCAGCCGAAGGGACAGCTGGTGGGGTGGATCTACGGCCTGTTCAGCGATAAGCCGGGCAATTATGTGAAAAAAGCCATGAGAGACTGCAGCGGGAAAGAAATCTGCATGGAGTGGCTATATCACATGGGAGTGCCTGAACAGGAAATTCCGGAGCTGGCGGAGAAGAGCGCCAACACAGTTCCCTGCATGATGCCTTATATTACTGCATTTTTCATGCCCAGGGCAAAAGGAGACCGGCCGCTGGTAGTTCCGGAGGGAGCTGTGAATTTCGCCTTTCTGGGACAATTCGCGGAAACGCAGAGAGATACCATATTTACAACGGAATATTCTATCCGCACCGGTATGGAGGCGGTTTATACACTTCTGGATATTGACCGCGGGGTGCCGGAGGTTTGGGGAAGCACCTATGATATCAGGGATCTTCTGAATTCAACCGTACAACTGCGGGACGGCAAAAAACTGACGGATATGGATATGGGACTGAAGGGAAAGATTGTTATGAAAGAAGCTTTGAAAAAGATTAAAGGTACGGATCTGGAAAAGCTGCTGGAAGAGCATCACGTAATCTGA
- a CDS encoding TetR/AcrR family transcriptional regulator, whose product MSQTTKRALEASLKNLLLKKPLDKITIQDIADDCGISRMTFYYHFKDIYDLVEWSCMEDATRALAGKKTYSTWQQGFLQIFEAVQENRPFIMNVYHSVSREQVERYLYEITYGLLIGVVEEAAAGMQVREEDKKFIADFYKFAFVGLMLDWIKNGMRQEPRQIVGRLSTLIHGDIGRALNRYRTDL is encoded by the coding sequence ATGTCTCAGACAACGAAGAGAGCCCTGGAGGCTTCGCTGAAAAACCTGCTGCTGAAAAAGCCTCTGGATAAGATCACCATCCAGGATATCGCTGACGACTGCGGCATCAGCCGAATGACCTTTTATTACCATTTTAAGGATATTTATGACCTGGTGGAGTGGTCCTGCATGGAAGATGCGACACGGGCCCTTGCGGGGAAGAAGACCTACAGTACCTGGCAGCAGGGGTTTTTGCAGATTTTTGAAGCCGTGCAGGAGAACCGGCCGTTTATCATGAACGTTTATCATTCAGTCAGCAGGGAACAGGTAGAGCGCTATCTGTATGAGATTACCTACGGCCTTCTGATCGGCGTTGTGGAGGAAGCGGCAGCCGGCATGCAGGTACGGGAGGAAGATAAAAAATTTATTGCCGATTTCTACAAATTTGCCTTTGTCGGGCTGATGCTTGACTGGATCAAGAATGGCATGCGCCAGGAACCGCGGCAGATCGTCGGGCGTTTAAGCACCCTGATCCATGGAGATATCGGAAGAGCATTGAATAGATACCGCACAGATCTGTAA
- a CDS encoding amidohydrolase, with the protein MLCVQNGILHTMESQGTIRADLLAEEGKIIRIEEHIAPPEQAEILDAAGFHVYPGLIDAHSHIGIAEEKIGTQGDDSNEGTNPVTPWLRAIDAINPMDSAFHNAIAAGITGVMVGPGSANPIAGQFAFIKTSGRGVEDMAVLAPAAIKIAFGENPKANYGGDGNMPSTRMGIAALIREELFNARLYFEQEDNEYPDFRKECYRPLFERKIPLKAHVHRTDDIFTAIRIAQEFDLDLTLDHCTEGHLIAEQIADSGFPAIVGPSLSSRSKIEVEQSDFQTPGALARAGVLVALTTDHPVSRIQHLPLCAALAAKRGLGEEEAMRAITINAARICRVDHRLGSLKVGKDADLAIFDGDPLVIKRDACATVINGRIVYKERM; encoded by the coding sequence ATGCTTTGTGTTCAGAATGGCATACTGCACACGATGGAATCTCAAGGTACCATCCGTGCTGATTTATTGGCGGAGGAAGGGAAAATTATCCGCATTGAGGAACATATCGCACCGCCGGAGCAGGCGGAGATTTTAGATGCTGCGGGTTTTCATGTGTATCCGGGTCTGATTGACGCACATAGCCACATCGGTATAGCAGAAGAAAAAATCGGCACACAGGGGGATGACAGTAATGAAGGGACAAATCCTGTAACCCCGTGGCTTCGGGCAATTGACGCCATTAATCCTATGGACAGTGCTTTTCACAACGCGATAGCGGCGGGAATAACGGGTGTTATGGTGGGGCCGGGCAGCGCCAATCCGATTGCCGGGCAGTTCGCATTTATTAAAACGTCCGGCCGCGGGGTAGAGGATATGGCGGTGCTGGCGCCGGCCGCCATCAAAATAGCCTTTGGTGAGAATCCTAAGGCTAACTATGGCGGGGACGGAAATATGCCGTCGACACGTATGGGGATTGCGGCGTTAATCCGGGAGGAGCTATTCAATGCGCGGCTCTATTTTGAACAGGAAGATAACGAATACCCCGATTTCCGGAAAGAATGTTACCGCCCTTTATTTGAACGCAAGATTCCACTCAAGGCACATGTACACCGGACAGACGATATTTTCACTGCTATCCGTATCGCTCAGGAATTTGACCTGGATCTCACGCTGGATCACTGCACAGAAGGCCATCTGATCGCAGAGCAGATCGCTGACAGCGGTTTTCCGGCCATTGTGGGGCCGTCTCTTTCCTCGAGAAGCAAGATAGAGGTGGAACAGTCCGATTTTCAGACGCCGGGCGCGCTGGCTCGCGCAGGCGTGCTGGTAGCGCTCACAACGGATCATCCCGTCTCACGCATTCAGCATCTGCCATTGTGTGCTGCGTTGGCTGCCAAGAGAGGGTTGGGTGAGGAAGAGGCCATGCGCGCTATCACGATTAATGCCGCGCGTATATGCCGCGTGGATCACCGCCTGGGCAGCCTGAAGGTGGGAAAAGATGCCGACCTTGCGATCTTCGATGGGGACCCGCTCGTGATAAAGAGAGACGCCTGCGCAACTGTCATCAATGGCCGCATTGTTTATAAAGAGCGTATGTAA
- a CDS encoding ureidoglycolate lyase, producing the protein MRKVKVQKLTAEAFRPYGEFFSITDPKGFALGSFYADRVSFPAAGDVPLGFSSLNSDKPEKMIVNMAEYHNKSCEGVLCLNDDVVVHVAPPSKEPVPEKTEAFLVPKGTFVKLNIGVWHLAALPVNKKTARILIVLPERTYLTDCIVVEYDEKDHMELVL; encoded by the coding sequence ATGAGGAAAGTAAAAGTACAGAAATTGACAGCAGAGGCCTTCCGGCCATATGGAGAGTTTTTCAGCATCACGGACCCCAAGGGATTCGCATTGGGCAGTTTTTACGCCGACAGGGTGTCTTTCCCGGCGGCAGGGGATGTCCCCCTGGGATTCTCTTCGCTGAATTCTGACAAGCCGGAGAAAATGATTGTAAATATGGCAGAATATCACAACAAGTCCTGCGAAGGAGTGCTCTGCCTTAATGATGATGTGGTTGTGCATGTGGCGCCGCCGTCCAAGGAACCGGTTCCGGAGAAGACAGAAGCTTTTCTGGTTCCGAAAGGAACCTTCGTGAAGCTGAATATCGGCGTGTGGCATCTGGCAGCGCTTCCGGTGAATAAAAAGACGGCGAGAATTCTGATCGTACTGCCGGAGAGAACCTATCTGACAGATTGCATCGTTGTAGAATACGATGAAAAAGATCATATGGAGCTGGTTCTGTAA
- a CDS encoding adenosylcobalamin-dependent ribonucleoside-diphosphate reductase gives MNIEEWLGQDNQLGCDIWQKKYCYEGESFDRWLERISGGNERIARLICEKKFLFGGRILSNRGLEYEGRKITLSNCYVIEPPSDDIESIFECSKKLARTYSYGGGCGIDISRLSPRGAKINNAAKETTGAVSFMELYSLVTNLIGQNGRRGALMISIDCSHPDVEEFIDLKTDLNKVTKANLSVRVSDEFMRAVKRNEPFRLHYIREATGEEIEKTVDARELFHHIAETNWDYAEPGALFWDRVSSWNLLSNTEEFSYAGVNPCAEEPLPAGGSCLLGSVNLSEFVKHPFTAEAMFDFDEFKSCVKESVRALNEVLEEGLPLHPLGEQRESVADWRQIGLGIMGLADMLMKMELAYGEEEAVQLCDRIGFAMADTAIAASAMLAREKGAFPKCKVEEIMSTPYFEANTSVPTRELVKKYGLRNSQLLTIAPTGTLSTMLGISGGIEPVYANYYERKTESLHGKDVYYKVYTKIVDTYMKEHKLTDDSQLPDYFVTAMTLDYRQRIDMQAVWQTHIDASISSTVNVPNQFTVEETESLYCYAHERGLKGVTIFRDGCRRLGILNAEDEKKKKSPVAGEGLARGEIVEINDDVIGKKRKLITGCGSLHCIALFDPYTGALVETYLSKGSTGGCNNFMIGLSRMISISARGGIDIYTIIDQLNSTGSCPSYSVRRATQKDTSRGSCCPMAVGNALLDMYNEVQEELFGSEEKKVHVPPKAPKPKAVKSLEKKIRCPECGEPLVFEGGCNICKSCGWSKCM, from the coding sequence GTGAATATAGAAGAATGGCTGGGGCAGGATAATCAGCTGGGCTGCGATATCTGGCAGAAGAAATATTGCTATGAGGGAGAATCCTTCGACCGCTGGCTGGAACGGATCAGCGGGGGGAATGAGAGAATCGCCCGGCTCATATGCGAGAAAAAGTTTCTCTTTGGGGGCAGGATTCTCTCCAACAGAGGGTTGGAATATGAGGGAAGGAAGATCACCCTGTCTAACTGTTACGTGATCGAGCCTCCCAGTGATGATATTGAAAGTATTTTTGAGTGCTCCAAAAAGCTGGCGCGGACATACAGCTATGGAGGCGGCTGCGGGATCGATATTTCCAGGCTGAGCCCAAGGGGGGCCAAAATCAATAATGCAGCCAAGGAGACGACCGGCGCAGTGTCTTTTATGGAGCTGTATTCTCTGGTCACCAACCTCATCGGACAGAATGGGCGAAGGGGCGCGCTGATGATTTCCATTGACTGTTCCCATCCGGATGTGGAAGAGTTCATCGATTTGAAGACGGATTTGAACAAGGTGACAAAAGCCAACCTTTCTGTCCGCGTATCGGATGAGTTTATGAGGGCGGTGAAGAGAAATGAGCCGTTCCGGCTTCATTATATCAGAGAAGCCACAGGTGAAGAGATTGAGAAAACAGTGGACGCCAGGGAACTGTTTCATCATATAGCAGAGACCAACTGGGATTATGCGGAGCCGGGAGCACTGTTCTGGGACCGGGTGAGCAGCTGGAATCTGCTTTCCAATACGGAGGAATTTTCCTATGCGGGAGTGAATCCCTGTGCGGAAGAGCCTTTGCCGGCCGGCGGGAGCTGTCTGTTGGGCAGTGTGAACCTGTCGGAATTTGTGAAACACCCATTTACTGCTGAAGCCATGTTTGATTTTGACGAATTCAAGAGCTGTGTAAAAGAGAGCGTGCGCGCGCTGAATGAAGTGCTGGAAGAAGGGCTTCCGCTTCATCCCCTGGGGGAACAGAGAGAAAGCGTGGCTGACTGGAGGCAGATCGGCCTGGGGATCATGGGGCTGGCGGACATGCTCATGAAGATGGAACTGGCCTATGGGGAAGAAGAGGCCGTCCAGCTCTGTGACAGGATTGGATTTGCCATGGCCGATACGGCGATTGCAGCATCGGCCATGCTCGCCCGGGAAAAAGGGGCGTTTCCAAAATGCAAGGTTGAAGAGATTATGAGCACTCCGTATTTTGAAGCCAACACGTCGGTCCCGACCAGAGAGCTGGTGAAAAAATATGGACTCAGGAATTCACAGCTCCTGACCATCGCGCCGACAGGAACGCTGTCCACAATGCTGGGAATTTCCGGAGGCATTGAGCCGGTCTACGCGAATTATTATGAGAGAAAGACAGAATCACTCCACGGAAAGGATGTGTACTATAAAGTATACACAAAGATCGTGGATACTTATATGAAAGAGCACAAGCTGACGGATGACAGCCAGCTTCCGGATTATTTTGTGACGGCCATGACGCTGGATTACCGCCAGAGAATAGATATGCAGGCTGTCTGGCAGACCCATATCGACGCGTCTATCAGCTCCACAGTCAACGTGCCCAACCAGTTCACCGTGGAAGAGACAGAGAGCCTGTACTGCTATGCCCATGAACGGGGACTGAAGGGCGTGACAATCTTCAGGGATGGCTGCAGGCGCCTGGGCATTCTGAACGCCGAGGATGAGAAGAAGAAAAAATCCCCTGTGGCGGGAGAAGGGCTGGCGCGGGGAGAGATCGTGGAAATCAACGACGATGTAATCGGGAAGAAACGGAAGCTGATTACAGGCTGCGGAAGCCTCCACTGTATCGCCCTGTTTGACCCCTATACAGGCGCTCTGGTAGAGACATATCTGAGCAAAGGCTCTACAGGCGGCTGCAATAATTTTATGATCGGGCTTTCCCGGATGATTTCTATCAGCGCCAGAGGGGGAATCGATATCTATACGATCATCGATCAGCTGAATTCCACCGGCTCCTGTCCTTCCTATTCTGTGCGGCGCGCGACGCAAAAAGACACGAGCAGGGGAAGTTGTTGTCCGATGGCAGTTGGCAACGCGCTTCTGGACATGTATAATGAAGTACAGGAGGAACTGTTCGGATCAGAGGAGAAGAAGGTTCACGTTCCGCCTAAAGCGCCGAAACCGAAAGCAGTGAAGAGCCTGGAGAAGAAAATTCGCTGTCCCGAATGCGGGGAGCCGCTGGTTTTTGAAGGGGGCTGTAATATCTGTAAGAGCTGCGGATGGAGCAAGTGCATGTGA
- a CDS encoding ECF transporter S component codes for MKNKRTLKMVQMAILIAVLLVMSYTPLGYLKIGLLSISLLSIPVVIGAMLVGPAAGAVLGAVFGLTSFAQCFGADAFGAALLSINPFLTFLVCVPTRTLMGFLAGVIFRGVHRIDKTKTVSYFVGGLSGAVLNTVFFMGLLMVCFWNTDYIQGLNQTMGGLGLWAFLIAFVGINGVVEAIVACAAGGIISKAVSKALRINE; via the coding sequence ATGAAAAATAAGAGAACTCTTAAGATGGTACAGATGGCCATACTTATTGCGGTGCTGCTGGTAATGTCCTACACGCCGCTGGGATACCTGAAGATAGGTCTCCTTTCTATTTCGCTTTTATCGATTCCGGTGGTGATCGGTGCCATGCTGGTCGGACCGGCCGCGGGGGCTGTTCTGGGGGCTGTATTCGGTCTTACAAGCTTTGCACAGTGCTTTGGAGCAGATGCTTTTGGCGCGGCGCTTCTCAGCATTAATCCATTTCTGACATTCCTGGTCTGTGTGCCGACCCGGACCCTGATGGGATTTCTGGCAGGAGTGATTTTCAGAGGCGTTCACAGGATTGACAAGACGAAAACAGTATCTTATTTCGTGGGCGGGCTCTCCGGAGCAGTGCTGAATACAGTGTTTTTTATGGGGCTTTTGATGGTCTGCTTCTGGAACACAGATTACATCCAGGGGCTTAACCAAACCATGGGAGGTTTGGGGCTGTGGGCTTTTTTGATCGCTTTTGTGGGAATCAACGGAGTTGTGGAAGCGATCGTTGCCTGCGCGGCAGGAGGAATCATTTCCAAAGCAGTAAGTAAAGCTTTGAGAATAAATGAATAA
- a CDS encoding SOS response-associated peptidase: protein MCGRYYIDDDTARAIEQLVRRLDQSFSLHIQTGDIFPGQQAPILLAGASGLTAGLLPWGFPGFQKSRLIFNARSESVLEKPMFRDSIKSRRCVIPARSFYEWNRQREKYTFSRPDHGPLYLAGLYRRFEEEDHFVILTTAANNSMQEIHPRMPLILENGQLRDWIFDTGKAEALLRQAPPELDATAEYHQQTLKF, encoded by the coding sequence ATGTGCGGAAGATATTATATAGACGACGATACAGCCAGAGCTATTGAACAGCTGGTCCGCCGCTTAGATCAGAGCTTTTCACTTCATATCCAGACCGGAGACATATTTCCGGGCCAACAGGCACCCATATTACTGGCCGGAGCTTCAGGCCTTACGGCCGGACTGCTCCCCTGGGGATTCCCCGGCTTTCAGAAAAGCCGCCTGATCTTCAATGCCCGTTCTGAAAGCGTCCTGGAAAAACCCATGTTCCGGGACAGCATAAAGTCGCGGCGCTGCGTCATACCAGCCAGATCCTTCTACGAATGGAACAGGCAGAGGGAAAAATATACCTTTTCCCGCCCGGACCATGGCCCTCTCTATCTTGCCGGGCTGTACCGGCGTTTTGAAGAAGAAGATCACTTTGTCATCCTGACTACCGCCGCTAACAATTCCATGCAGGAAATCCACCCGCGGATGCCCCTGATCCTGGAAAACGGCCAGCTCCGGGACTGGATATTCGATACCGGAAAGGCTGAAGCTCTTCTCCGGCAGGCTCCCCCTGAACTGGATGCCACCGCCGAATACCATCAGCAAACGCTGAAATTCTAA
- a CDS encoding DNA polymerase Y family protein, translating into MFDKIIFHVDVNSAFLSWEAVHRITHLKGTVDLREIPSAIGGDISQRHGIILAKSLPAKKYGIHTGESIPEALQKCPGLFLAPPNYGLYEKSSRAFLNILREYSPCVEPFSIDEAYVDVSETAALYGTPEEAAQSVSRQIRETLGFTVNIGISSNKLLAKMASDFQKPDRVHTLFPGDIPHKLWPLPVSDLFFVGRASARKLLNLGIRTIGDLAHADPSLIRFHLKKHGEVLQAFANGIDLSPVTAVPPPNKGYGNSTTTPFDITRPSDASLVLLGLAETVSARLRADQVKAEVLSVSIKYSDFSCHSHQCILPEATDITIELARTAFRLFQESWNGRPVRHLGIHITRIATGAPARQLELFPSADYEKLEQMDQTVDIIRKRFGNDAVKRAVFLKTPVDHRSGGISREKRSVDYERLNLK; encoded by the coding sequence ATGTTCGATAAAATTATTTTTCATGTGGACGTCAACTCTGCCTTTCTGAGCTGGGAGGCAGTTCACCGGATCACACACCTTAAGGGAACTGTGGATCTCCGTGAGATCCCTTCCGCCATAGGCGGGGATATCAGCCAGCGTCACGGCATCATCCTGGCAAAATCCCTTCCGGCTAAAAAATACGGCATCCACACAGGAGAATCCATTCCGGAAGCCCTTCAGAAATGTCCCGGCCTCTTTCTCGCACCGCCCAACTACGGCCTATACGAGAAGAGTTCCAGGGCTTTTCTTAACATTCTGCGAGAGTACTCCCCCTGTGTAGAGCCTTTCAGCATCGACGAGGCCTATGTAGACGTGTCGGAAACTGCCGCCCTCTACGGAACTCCTGAGGAGGCGGCCCAATCTGTCAGCCGTCAGATTCGTGAAACTCTGGGTTTCACCGTGAATATCGGAATTTCTTCCAATAAATTACTGGCTAAAATGGCCTCTGATTTCCAAAAGCCCGACCGGGTGCACACTTTGTTTCCCGGGGATATCCCCCATAAGCTGTGGCCGCTTCCGGTCTCCGATTTATTTTTTGTCGGACGTGCCTCTGCCCGGAAGCTTCTGAATCTGGGCATCCGCACCATCGGCGATCTGGCCCATGCCGATCCCTCTCTGATCCGGTTTCATCTAAAAAAACATGGAGAGGTGCTTCAGGCCTTTGCCAACGGTATTGATCTTTCTCCGGTAACCGCTGTACCGCCCCCCAACAAAGGCTATGGAAACAGCACGACCACCCCCTTTGATATCACCCGGCCTTCCGATGCTTCCCTGGTCCTTCTGGGATTGGCTGAGACAGTGTCCGCCCGGCTCCGGGCAGATCAGGTAAAGGCAGAAGTCCTGTCTGTTTCCATTAAATACAGCGATTTTTCCTGCCACTCCCATCAGTGCATTCTCCCGGAGGCCACTGACATTACCATTGAGCTGGCACGCACCGCCTTCCGCCTTTTTCAGGAATCCTGGAACGGGCGGCCGGTCCGTCACCTGGGTATCCATATCACCCGCATCGCCACCGGAGCACCTGCCCGGCAGCTGGAACTCTTTCCCTCTGCAGACTATGAAAAACTGGAACAGATGGATCAAACCGTCGACATCATCCGCAAACGATTCGGAAATGATGCGGTAAAACGCGCCGTCTTCTTAAAAACCCCCGTCGATCACCGTTCCGGAGGCATCAGCAGAGAAAAACGTTCCGTCGACTATGAACGGCTGAATCTGAAATAA